The Sesamum indicum cultivar Zhongzhi No. 13 linkage group LG2, S_indicum_v1.0, whole genome shotgun sequence genome contains a region encoding:
- the LOC105179377 gene encoding thioredoxin Y2, chloroplastic: MAISLAAAVPRMVATSSPSSSFANSKLANFSYLQLPTQLQISGIGNHCLKSKHRPRTLTLVASKKQTFSSFDELLEKSDKPVLVDFYATWCGPCQFMVPILEQVSAKMIDKIQVVKIDTEKYPSIANNYSIEALPTFILFKDGKPFDRFEGAMAADQLIQRIEASLQDKQ; this comes from the exons ATGGCGATTTCCCTGGCGGCGGCGGTCCCAAGAATGGTCGCAACATCTTCCCCGTCTTCTTCATTCGCCAATTCTAAGCTGGCGAACTTCTCCTATCTTCAGTTGCCCACTCAGCTCCAAATTTCTGGGATTGGAAACCATTGCCTCAAGTCTAAGCACCGCCCAAGAACACTTACGCTG GTTGCGTCGAAGAAACAGACATTCTCTTCCTTTGATGAGTTGTTGGAAAAGTCTGATAAACCAGTACTGGTTGACTTTTATGCTACTTG GTGTGGTCCTTGTCAATTCATGGTTCCAATTCTTGAACAAGTTAGTGCTAAAATGATTGACAAGATCCAGGTAGTGAAAATTGACACAGAGAAATATCCCAGCATTGCGAACAACTACAGTATAGAGGCATTACCAactttcattttgtttaagGATGGGAAACCATTTGATCGCTTT GAGGGTGCAATGGCTGCAGACCAGCTCATCCAACGCATCGAGGCTTCACTGCAAGATAAGCAGTAG